The Betaproteobacteria bacterium genome includes the window CGGATCAGGCCGATCGCGCCCACCACGGCGAAGAACGCCCCGGCGATGAGGCTCGCCGCGGCTGCGATCTCCCCGACCAGGCTCATCGCGTGCGCTCCTCCGCTTCGCCCATGCCGCCGTGGCGGAAGAACTTCAGTATCGCTACGGTGCCGATGACGTTCAGCAGTCCATACACCAGCGAGAGGTCGAGAAAGTCGGGACGGCCGTTGATGAATCCGATCACCGCCAGCAGCACCATGGCGCACGTCCCTACCGTGTGGGCTGCCTGGATGCGGTCGAAGATGCTCGGCCCGAGGGCTGCCCGTGCGAGGGCGAGCGCGATCGACACGAGCAGTGCGGCGGCGACTGCGAGCAGGATCATTCGGCGGCCTCCAGGCGCGAGACGCGCCGGTCCATGTCGCTTCCGGCGCAAGTCCCGGCCGCGCCTTCGGCGGTCAGCGCGTGCACCAGGAATTCATCGCCCGTTGCCTCGATGCATAGGGTCCCCGGCGTGAGGGTGATCGAGTTGGCGTGGATCACGAGTCCCAGGTCGCTGCGCTGCGACGGCTTGAAGCGCACCACCGTGGGCGAGATGGGCAGCTTCGGATGCAGCACCACGCAGGTGACCTGCCAGGCGGACTTCACGATTTCCTTGACGAGCCAGGGCCAGTACCAGAAGAGGGCGCGCAGCGAGATATGGATGGGATGACCCTCGCGATCGATCAGGTGCATGCGCTTGGCCATCAGCGTGACGACCAGGGCGCAGCCCACGCCGGCGGCGATCAGGAAGGGCGTGTACATGCCGGAGAGCAGCAGCCAGAAGACGAGCAGCGTCGCCCAGACGCTTAGCGCCTGCAGGACCGACGGCGGAGCCGAAGCGGGGGCAGTGGAAGACGATGCAGGGGAGGAAGGCGCAGCGGAAGAGGACGAAGCGGAAGTCGGCGCAATGGGCGCGGCCCCAGGGTTGGCGGCTGCGTGCTCGCTGCTTTCGCTCTTTCGCTCGGAAACGATGCTGGACATGGCGCGGACGGATGTGCAATGGACACGGCCCATCCTAGCGATGCGAGCAGCGCTTGAAAATTCGCGGACCTCGTACGCCATGCCCGGATCGAGGCGACGCGCCCCGGGCTTGCTCGCGTCCGAGCGGGAGCGACGGCACAATACGTGTTTCCCCTAGGGGCTGCGCGAATGGCGTATCGAGAAACGATTGCCGACAATTTCAACCGGCGCGACGCGATGGAATCCTTGACTGCCCCATTGGCCCCCGGCCGCCTGCGATGGACGCACGGCGCTTTGCTCGTCGTGGGCTACGTTCTGCTCGACTGGGCGAGCTACATCCATGCGATGCACGGGCTCAACATCACGCCCTGGAGTCCCGGCCCGGCGCTGGGCCTTGCATTCGTCATGCGCTTCGGCGCCAGGGTCGCGCCGATCCTGTTCGTCGCGATCGTTCTCGCCGACTCGGTCGTGCGCGACCTGCCCACCACTTTTCCGCTTACGCTGCTGATTGCGACGCTGCTGGCGGGCGGCTATACCGCGCTGGGCGAAATCATGCGCCGGCGCTTCGACCGCAGTCTCATGTTCACGCATCACCGCGCACTACTCGCGTGGATCGTGCTCGTGATCGCCGGTACGCTGTGCGTGAGCGCGGCGTTCGTCAGCGTGCTGGTCGTAACCGGCGTGCTCCCGGGCTGGCAGTGGCTGGAGGCGTTCGCCCGCTACTGGATCGGCGACGCGGTCGGCGTGCTCATCACCATGCCGCTTTTCGCCATGCTGATGGACGAGCGCGGCCGCGCCTTTCTCGCCAGCGTGCTGCACCGGTG containing:
- a CDS encoding pH regulation protein F, whose translation is MILLAVAAALLVSIALALARAALGPSIFDRIQAAHTVGTCAMVLLAVIGFINGRPDFLDLSLVYGLLNVIGTVAILKFFRHGGMGEAEERTR
- a CDS encoding cation transporter, translating into MSSIVSERKSESSEHAAANPGAAPIAPTSASSSSAAPSSPASSSTAPASAPPSVLQALSVWATLLVFWLLLSGMYTPFLIAAGVGCALVVTLMAKRMHLIDREGHPIHISLRALFWYWPWLVKEIVKSAWQVTCVVLHPKLPISPTVVRFKPSQRSDLGLVIHANSITLTPGTLCIEATGDEFLVHALTAEGAAGTCAGSDMDRRVSRLEAAE